The nucleotide window TTTCGCCAAGTCGTTTCGCGTGCCCGTGCCGCCTTTCATGAAGAAGGCCGGCAACATCATGACGGTGTACGCCAAAGCCACCAAGCTGATGACCCGCGACGAGGCCATGGTGGAGCAGCAGAAGATGATGGCCGTGCAGCAGCAGAAAATGATGGCCTACGCCGAGCAGCAAATGAAAAAAGACGACGTGGTGCTGCAGGACTACATCAAGAAAAACAACCTGAAGGCCGAAAAAGACGCTTCGGGCATCTACTACGTGATAGCGCAGCAGGGCACGGGCGCCAAGCCTAAGTCCGGCCAGACGGTTTCGGTACAGTACAAAGGAACCCTGCTCGACGGGAAAGAGTTTGACTCTTCAGCAAAGAGCAATGGGGGCAAGCCCATTGAGTTTCCGCTGGGCGTAGGCCAGGTGATTCCGGGTTGGGACAAGGGCATTGCCCTGCTCAACAAAGGCACCAAAGCCACGCTGCTTATTCCTTCTTCGCTGGCATACGGTCAGCGCGGTGCCGGCGCCGACATTCCCGCCGATGCGGTACTCCGCTTCGATGTGGAGCTGGTTGATGTGAAATAACGCAACCTTTTCCGGTTGTGGCATACTCTTCTTCGCGCCGCCCCAGTGGCGGCGCGAACTTTTCCCTTTCTTTTCCTATGACCCGCATTTCTTCCTTCCGTCGCCGCCTGCTCCTGCCTGCCCTGCTTTTAATGCTCGGAGCCGCCCCAGCTACGCTGCTTTCCAGCTGTGAATCTGATTATCAGAAGGAGACTGAAAAGCATACCGCCGAGCAGAAAGTCAAAGATGACGAGGCTATTCGGGCGTATCTGACGAAGAATAACATCACTAACTTCACCAAAACCGAATCGGGCCTGTACCTGGTGCCTATTACCGAAGGAACTGGCGCGCAGGTGGTAAAAGGCACCTCGTATCAAGTCAAATACATTGGGCAATTGCTCAACGGCACCAAGTTCGATTCATCCATCGATAATGGAAGCCCCTGTGGCTGTTTCAACGTGCTGGTGGGTGCCAATGGTGTAATTGCTGGCTGGGAAGAGGCCTTGCTACTGATGAAAATAGGCGACCGGAAAACATTGCTGATTCCTTCCTATCTGGCCTACGGCGCCAGAGAAAGTGGCATCATCCCCGCCGATTCTCCGTTGATGTTTGACATTGAAGTCCTAAGACAACGCTAGCCATGAAGCATCAGTCTATCCTGTGGAGTTTATTGCTGGGGGTGCTGCCGGTGGCCGCCTATGGCCAGACTGCGCCGGATACACTGAGTTTGCCCACGGGCATCCGCTATGTAGTACACACCCTGGGAACCGGCGCTGCGGGCCGTAATGGCAATACCGTGCTAGTGCACTACACCGGATTTCTGCCCGACGGCAAAATGTTTGAGTCGTCAGCCATAGAAGGACGGCCGGTGAAGGCCCACTTAGGCGAGCATGACGTTATTCCCGGCTGGGAACAGGTGCTGCCGCTGCTGCCCGCCGGCACCCGCGCCTGGGTGTACATTCCGGCCGCCCTGGCTTACGGCGCCAAAGGCGTGCGCGACCCCGACGACAACAAGCGCTACACCATCCCTCCCAATACCGATTTGCGCTTTGAGCTGAATGTGGTGAGGGTGAAGTAGAGCTTAGAGCTTAGAGCTTAGAGCTTAGAGCTTAGAGCTTAGAGCTTAGAGCTTAGAGCTTAGAGCTTAGAGCTTAGAGCTTAGAGCTTAGAGCTTAGAGCTTAGAGCTTAGAATGTATGCGAAGGGCCCCGCAATGGTTGTTGCGGGGCCTTTCTTTTAATCTTTTCTTTTTAATCTTTTCTTGGCTACTTCCTGCTCCGCTTAACCTTGTGCACGAAGCATCAAGTCACCAACTAAAAAGCCAGCACTTCTGAGAGCACGGCCAAGGAGCGAATTTCGCCCAGCTTCTCGACGTGGAGCTGGTAGTAGCGGATAAGCACCTGAAGCAGCTCACGGCGGACGCGGCCATTTGGAATAGTTGCCTGCGCCGGAGTGCGTAGCAGCTCATCGAAATACTGGTCGAACTCCTGAAAGCGCAATGCTACCGGGCCGGTGTCGGCGGCGGTGTTGGGCGCGGCACCGGCAAACGCTACCTGGGACGTAATTTCCTGCCCCGATTCGGCACCGAAGCCCAGGTAATTGGCTAGCTGCAGCAGAAACTCCAGCGCAAAGTTCTCAAAGCCTTCCGCCTGCTGGTCGAAGCGCAGAATGGAGTCGTGCAGAAAGCGGAACAGCGGCTCATTCTGCTCTTCCTCCTGCACCGTGCGGCCCACTACTTCCGAGAGAAACAGCACCACGCTACTCTTGCGCACATCGTAGGGAATGGCCGCGAACGGCTCGGCACACCGAAACTCCGACAGCCGCGTAATACCCCCCTGCCGCGACGTATAAGCCACCAGCTCCAGCAGCGTGAACGGCTGAAACAGCGCAATGCGGCCCGGGGGCTTGGCCTTGCGCACCCCATTCACCACGTACGACTGCAGCCCCAGCTGCTCCGTATACACCCGGGCAATAATGGACGTTTCGCGGTAGCGAATATAGTTGAGGACGATACCGCGGGTTTTGATGAGCATAAGACAGTGAGTGAATGAGTAAATGCGTGAATAAAGTGAAATGAGGGCTGCTGCAACAGCTCACTCATTCACCGCCTCACGCATTCACTTATTGTTCAACTACGGCAATTTTGCTGATGCAGCCGTTTTTGCCGTCGGCATCGGAGCTGAGCACCAGGTACACGCCCGACTGCACGCGGCGGCCGTTGTAGTCCAGCAGGTTCCAGGTGAGGGTACCGCCGCTGGCCCGCGTCTGGTACACCAGCAGGCCGCTTACGTCCGTAATCTTGACGATGGCGTTGTTGGCCAGGCCCGAAATACCCACCTGCCCGGTAAAGCTGCGGCGCACCGGGTTCGGAAACACCTTGGCGCAGGCCGGTGTGCCTTCCGTGATGGTGGACGAGCCCCGGTACGCTACCAGGCCGGCCTCCGTGGCCACGAAAACCTCCCCGGTTTTGTCGTTCACGGCCACATCCACGATTTTGTTGGAGGGCAGCGGGCTGTTGTCGGTGGTAAAGTGCAGCAAAGCCTCGTCGGCATCTTCATTGAAAAGCCAGAGGCCGGCATCGGTGCCGAACCACTTGCGGTTGCCGCCGTCCACGGCCAGGGTGCGCACGGTTTCGGTAAACAAAGCCGGGTAGTTGCTGCCCGCCCCACGCCGCACGATGGGCAGTCGGAAGCCGGGGTCATCGGCCGTGAACACCAGGCTGGGGTCGTCGTACACGGCCACGCCTTTGGCCGTAGCTATCCAGATGGCGCCGCGCCGGTCTTTCACAATGTCGTAGGTGTCACTGCCTTTCTCGGGCAGCCCGCCCGAGCTTTCGGTGAACGGGCGGTAGTTACCGGTAGTGGGGTCTACGGCCACGAGGCCGGTACCGTGGGTACGCGAGCGGGTAAGCCAGCCATTGCCGTACTCGTCCAGGGCAATGCGGTCCAGCGCCTCGGCCCCGGGAAAATACGGCACTGTGCGCCACTGCCCGGAAGCCGGCTTGAAAAGGTGCACACCCGATCTGTTAGGAAACTCCGGATGTCGGTTCAGCGCCCATACCTCACCGTCGGCGTTGATGGCCACATCCGTGATACGGGCATACCCAGGGTTATCCTTCAGGGCGCTAATGATGGGATTGGGCTGGTTTTCGGTGGGGTTGAAGAGCCGGAACTTGCCCAGGCCCTTCCACTCCAGCAGGCCATTGGCGTAGCTGCCCGCATACAGTGTGCCGTCCGCCGCGCGGACTCCCCGGGCCAGGTCCTGCGGGTCGGGGTACTGCGTCCGATCCGGGGTATTTTGGGGCGTGATGTTCGTCCACTTCCCATCCTTGAACTCGAAAAAGCCCTCGTGCTTGCCCGTTTGCAGGTAACGGTCAGAAAATCCCCCCGTGAAAACTGTCGTCCGGCCGCTGGCATCGGGCAGGATGTTGAAGGCGCTGGCCGTAGCGGGCGCATTGGTCACAAAGTTCTCGAACTGCTGCTTGTCCGGCGAAGATACCACCAGGCCGTTGCGGTTATCGGCAATGTACAGGCGGCCGTCGCGCCCGCGCGAAACGGCGCGCGGGTCGGCTACCAGTTCCGATGCGTAACTGACGCTGGAGCCATCGGCCCGCAGCACCGATACTTTCTCCTGATCTGCCACGAGCAAGCCCAGGCGCGAAGGCGTCAGCTGCCGGTAGGCCCTGCCCGACAGCGCCCCCAAGGCTATCCACTCGCGGCCGGTGAAGCGCAGCAGGTTGGTGTAGTCGAGGCCGGCGTATACGTGGCCATTCTGGGTGGCTATGGCGCGGTACGGGTCGCCGTCGCGCTGGCCGCCGCCGGGGTCGGTATTCCAGTTGCGGTAGTCGAGCAGGTTATCGGTGAGGCGGCCCCGCAGCACGCCGGCCGAAGAGGCCACGTACAGCGAGTCGCCCAGGATAGTGGAGGCGTACGTGCGCACGGCCGCACCGCCCGGCCCGATGTTGGAATACGTTTCGCGCACTTCCAGCCGGTCCATATCCAGCACTACCAAGCCAAAGCTGCCGGCGAGGTAGCCGCGCCTGGCATGAAAAGAAATCTGGTTGATGCTATTATTGCCCGCCAGCTGCTTGCGCAGGATATCGTTGAGGTTGCGGATGGAGCCGTTGGGGCGCAGCACGTCGAGGTTAGCGTTGCGGTAGGCCACCAGCACCTGCTGCGTCAGCGAATCGTAGGCCACGGTGCGCACGCCCACGTCGTGCAGGCCGTCGCGGCGGGAAAGCAGGCGGGTGGTGTGCAGCTCCTTCTCGAACACGAAGAAAGCGTCCTCGGCCGCTACGTATACCAGCGGGCCGGTGTCGGCCAGGGCCAGGGCACGATTGGTAGGCAGGTGCAGCTGCCAGTCACCGTAGCCTACGCTGCCCTGAGCTTGGCTGCGGGTGGCGCCCCAGTTGCACAGCCCGCCTATCACAAATCCAACTGCTAACGCACGAGTAAAAAGCCGCATCGAAGAAAGCTAAAAACCTAAGAAGTAGTGCAGCCTAACGCTGCGGCGGCCGGTTTAGTGCTGCGCCAGCACCTTAGTTGCGGTGGTTTCGTCGTCGGTGTGCTTGCCCTGCTGGCCTTCCAGGAAGCATACCCGGCAGCGGGCCTCGTAAGAGTCGGTTTCGCCCAGCAGAATCTTGCTTTCGGAGGCGGCAATGCGGAAAGAATAGGAAGCAATTTCCCCGCAGCACACGCACACAGCGTGCACTTTCGTCACGTACTCGGCCACGGCCATGAGGGCCGGCATGGGCCCGAAGGGCTGACCCAGGTAGTCCATATCCAGCCCGGCCACGATAACGCGCTTGCCGTGGTTGGCCAGCTGGATGCAGACTT belongs to Hymenobacter sp. J193 and includes:
- a CDS encoding T9SS type A sorting domain-containing protein gives rise to the protein MIGGLCNWGATRSQAQGSVGYGDWQLHLPTNRALALADTGPLVYVAAEDAFFVFEKELHTTRLLSRRDGLHDVGVRTVAYDSLTQQVLVAYRNANLDVLRPNGSIRNLNDILRKQLAGNNSINQISFHARRGYLAGSFGLVVLDMDRLEVRETYSNIGPGGAAVRTYASTILGDSLYVASSAGVLRGRLTDNLLDYRNWNTDPGGGQRDGDPYRAIATQNGHVYAGLDYTNLLRFTGREWIALGALSGRAYRQLTPSRLGLLVADQEKVSVLRADGSSVSYASELVADPRAVSRGRDGRLYIADNRNGLVVSSPDKQQFENFVTNAPATASAFNILPDASGRTTVFTGGFSDRYLQTGKHEGFFEFKDGKWTNITPQNTPDRTQYPDPQDLARGVRAADGTLYAGSYANGLLEWKGLGKFRLFNPTENQPNPIISALKDNPGYARITDVAINADGEVWALNRHPEFPNRSGVHLFKPASGQWRTVPYFPGAEALDRIALDEYGNGWLTRSRTHGTGLVAVDPTTGNYRPFTESSGGLPEKGSDTYDIVKDRRGAIWIATAKGVAVYDDPSLVFTADDPGFRLPIVRRGAGSNYPALFTETVRTLAVDGGNRKWFGTDAGLWLFNEDADEALLHFTTDNSPLPSNKIVDVAVNDKTGEVFVATEAGLVAYRGSSTITEGTPACAKVFPNPVRRSFTGQVGISGLANNAIVKITDVSGLLVYQTRASGGTLTWNLLDYNGRRVQSGVYLVLSSDADGKNGCISKIAVVEQ
- a CDS encoding thymidine kinase; its protein translation is MFIEPRVGNARDMPRRGWIEVVCGSMFSGKTEELIRRLNRAKIARQHVEIFKPGLDTRYHAQNVVSHNANSIRSTPIQLPEEMLLLASSCDVVGVDEAQFFDSSLVEVCIQLANHGKRVIVAGLDMDYLGQPFGPMPALMAVAEYVTKVHAVCVCCGEIASYSFRIAASESKILLGETDSYEARCRVCFLEGQQGKHTDDETTATKVLAQH
- a CDS encoding FKBP-type peptidyl-prolyl cis-trans isomerase, which translates into the protein MKHQSILWSLLLGVLPVAAYGQTAPDTLSLPTGIRYVVHTLGTGAAGRNGNTVLVHYTGFLPDGKMFESSAIEGRPVKAHLGEHDVIPGWEQVLPLLPAGTRAWVYIPAALAYGAKGVRDPDDNKRYTIPPNTDLRFELNVVRVK
- a CDS encoding FKBP-type peptidyl-prolyl cis-trans isomerase, with amino-acid sequence MRFNSTFLYLALASGTLSLASCEKGNKGFDKTKSGIEYQLFANEGGKYSRKEIAATDTAYKSRIGKVLALNVEYRTAKDSVLFSSRKQQGTPVMVPLQELTTKGGLEDAISLLQPGDSGVFRFNLDTIFAKSFRVPVPPFMKKAGNIMTVYAKATKLMTRDEAMVEQQKMMAVQQQKMMAYAEQQMKKDDVVLQDYIKKNNLKAEKDASGIYYVIAQQGTGAKPKSGQTVSVQYKGTLLDGKEFDSSAKSNGGKPIEFPLGVGQVIPGWDKGIALLNKGTKATLLIPSSLAYGQRGAGADIPADAVLRFDVELVDVK
- the recO gene encoding DNA repair protein RecO → MLIKTRGIVLNYIRYRETSIIARVYTEQLGLQSYVVNGVRKAKPPGRIALFQPFTLLELVAYTSRQGGITRLSEFRCAEPFAAIPYDVRKSSVVLFLSEVVGRTVQEEEQNEPLFRFLHDSILRFDQQAEGFENFALEFLLQLANYLGFGAESGQEITSQVAFAGAAPNTAADTGPVALRFQEFDQYFDELLRTPAQATIPNGRVRRELLQVLIRYYQLHVEKLGEIRSLAVLSEVLAF
- a CDS encoding FKBP-type peptidyl-prolyl cis-trans isomerase; the protein is MTRISSFRRRLLLPALLLMLGAAPATLLSSCESDYQKETEKHTAEQKVKDDEAIRAYLTKNNITNFTKTESGLYLVPITEGTGAQVVKGTSYQVKYIGQLLNGTKFDSSIDNGSPCGCFNVLVGANGVIAGWEEALLLMKIGDRKTLLIPSYLAYGARESGIIPADSPLMFDIEVLRQR